The bacterium genomic sequence GTGCTCACGTTGCCCGTGAGGGCGACGATCTCGTACTCGCCCGCAAAGCGGCGGCGACGGTACTCCCGGGTCGCCATGGTGAAGAGACCCAGCTCGGGCGAGTCCACGGCGCCGATGCCGGTGAGCGCGCCGCAGCGGACCTCCTTTTCGGCCAGGAAGCGCGTGAGGGTGGCGAGGATCTCCTCGCCGCGATCAATGCGGACGAGGTAGCGCC encodes the following:
- a CDS encoding DNA-binding protein, which encodes RYLVRIDRGEEILATLTRFLAEKEVRCGALTGIGAVDSPELGLFTMATREYRRRRFAGEYEIVALTGNVSTLAGKPFVHAHGLFSDADCQVVGGHVFEAVVGVTCEIDLAVYPGEMQRHPDPVTGLNLLDFRA